The following proteins are co-located in the Brevibacillus laterosporus DSM 25 genome:
- the thiD gene encoding bifunctional hydroxymethylpyrimidine kinase/phosphomethylpyrimidine kinase: MKKPYIAMTIAGSDSGGGAGIQADLKTFHQRGVYGTSALTAITAQNTQGVHGVHVMTPEFVADQIRVVLDDLPAEAIKTGMLANAPIIEAVAEQLRKHHETKLVIDPVMVAKGGAKLLQDEAVQALLTHLLPQAYVITPNLPEAEVLVERTIETLSDMKEAAKHLHDYGVVHVIMKGGHMLDHRLTDILFDGQHFHEIEHERIPTRHTHGTGCTFSACLTAELAKGADAVTAFHTAQQFIVTAIQTAPNLGSGHGPTNHWVQLPL; the protein is encoded by the coding sequence GTGAAGAAACCATATATAGCCATGACAATTGCAGGTTCCGATAGTGGAGGAGGAGCTGGAATACAGGCGGATCTTAAAACCTTTCATCAAAGAGGAGTTTATGGTACCAGTGCTCTTACTGCTATTACCGCTCAAAACACACAGGGTGTTCACGGTGTTCACGTAATGACACCAGAGTTCGTTGCAGATCAAATCAGAGTAGTATTGGATGACCTGCCTGCTGAAGCTATTAAGACAGGCATGCTGGCTAATGCTCCAATTATCGAAGCGGTAGCCGAACAACTCCGCAAGCATCATGAAACAAAATTGGTTATTGATCCTGTTATGGTTGCTAAAGGCGGTGCCAAATTACTTCAGGATGAAGCGGTGCAAGCGCTTTTGACGCATCTTCTTCCCCAAGCTTACGTTATTACTCCCAATTTACCGGAAGCTGAAGTTTTAGTAGAGAGAACCATTGAAACCTTGTCTGATATGAAGGAAGCAGCAAAACATCTCCACGATTATGGAGTAGTTCATGTAATCATGAAAGGTGGGCATATGCTTGATCATCGACTGACCGATATATTATTTGATGGTCAGCATTTTCATGAAATTGAACATGAACGAATTCCCACTCGACATACACATGGAACAGGCTGTACATTCTCAGCATGTCTTACAGCTGAATTAGCTAAAGGTGCTGATGCTGTAACTGCTTTTCATACCGCACAGCAGTTTATCGTAACAGCTATTCAGACGGCACCGAATCTTGGCTCTGGTCATGGGCCAACAAACCATTGGGTTCAACTCCCACTCTAA
- a CDS encoding deoxynucleoside kinase, whose amino-acid sequence MKSIFITVEGPIGVGKTSLSKAISKQWGLELLEEIVYENPFLDKFYENISEWSFQTEMFFLCNRYKQLQDITKRLQNGYSVVADYNIFKNTIFAKRTLSEDNLPKYQQIYGILTSDIPQANLVIYLKASVETAMQRIALRGREMEHMIERTYMENLISDYEEFMHQFQLLHPKIPVLTIECDQLDYVHQPEDLDYVIKRVAEFLPNNLTKQR is encoded by the coding sequence ATGAAATCCATTTTTATTACGGTGGAAGGCCCGATTGGGGTTGGCAAAACCTCTTTGTCAAAGGCGATTAGCAAGCAGTGGGGCTTGGAGCTTTTGGAAGAGATTGTGTATGAGAATCCATTCTTGGACAAGTTCTATGAAAATATTTCGGAGTGGAGCTTTCAGACTGAAATGTTCTTTCTTTGTAATCGATATAAACAATTACAAGATATAACCAAACGGCTACAAAATGGGTATTCCGTTGTGGCTGATTACAATATTTTTAAGAATACAATATTTGCCAAACGGACATTGAGTGAAGATAATTTACCGAAGTACCAGCAAATTTATGGTATCTTGACCAGTGATATTCCTCAAGCTAATTTAGTCATTTATTTAAAAGCTTCTGTCGAAACGGCGATGCAACGGATTGCACTACGTGGTCGTGAGATGGAGCATATGATTGAACGGACTTATATGGAGAATTTGATCTCAGATTATGAGGAATTTATGCACCAATTTCAATTGTTGCATCCAAAAATCCCTGTACTGACAATTGAATGTGACCAACTTGATTATGTACACCAACCAGAAGATTTGGATTATGTCATAAAGCGTGTCGCAGAATTTTTGCCTAACAATCTTACTAAACAGCGATAA
- a CDS encoding acyl-CoA thioesterase, with protein sequence MDMELKGKTVKESRTVKASLILPSDTNHHGTIFGGTIMSYVDEVSAIAAMRHSRKPVVTASIDSVDFIVPAKLGFSVCVDAFVTSTGRTSVEVFVKIISENLQTGERQLTATSFVTFVALDENGKPTPVPPIIPETEEEIYLYQTAPQRIKMRRERRNATQQFYDSLDITKDI encoded by the coding sequence ATGGACATGGAGTTAAAAGGAAAGACGGTCAAAGAATCACGCACGGTGAAAGCATCGCTTATCTTACCTTCAGATACGAATCATCATGGAACCATTTTTGGCGGGACGATTATGTCTTATGTTGACGAAGTGAGCGCTATTGCAGCAATGCGCCATTCTCGCAAGCCAGTTGTGACAGCTTCGATTGATTCGGTTGACTTTATCGTACCTGCAAAGCTGGGCTTCTCGGTGTGTGTGGATGCGTTCGTTACCTCTACGGGGCGTACATCTGTTGAAGTTTTTGTCAAAATCATCAGTGAGAATTTGCAAACTGGGGAACGCCAATTAACAGCTACTTCGTTTGTCACATTTGTCGCTTTAGATGAAAATGGAAAACCTACTCCTGTACCACCAATCATTCCAGAAACGGAAGAAGAAATTTATTTATATCAAACAGCACCACAACGTATTAAAATGCGTAGGGAACGACGTAATGCAACTCAGCAGTTCTATGATTCATTAGATATTACCAAGGATATATAG
- a CDS encoding DUF3109 family protein, whose translation MRNDVTYGYYGTTERMSQKESYHFHKYVKKKKNRLVQKGHFYIDVDALQRPCHLDCFNCHIVHRETCCENGQPYAVQAWQLSLIEAESRSVAAAYLNGRSQQRVMEHGCFESAEPGVVRMEKGSCLFYGQVDGQRCCLLHAHGLREQKDVYSIKPFSCQLYPIDFVMMDNENILITALTEETASFSRWGHEYLEIFYCANQEKRKQATHIDEQLFSLDGYQPAYIWGRELIERSFGEDAYQAVIEAIYQYS comes from the coding sequence ATGAGAAATGATGTAACCTACGGATATTACGGTACGACGGAGCGGATGTCCCAAAAAGAATCGTACCATTTTCATAAATATGTAAAGAAGAAAAAAAATCGCCTTGTGCAAAAGGGGCATTTCTACATTGATGTAGATGCCCTGCAAAGGCCTTGTCATCTAGATTGCTTCAATTGTCATATTGTTCATCGTGAAACGTGTTGTGAGAATGGACAACCGTATGCCGTGCAAGCCTGGCAGCTTTCTCTAATTGAAGCAGAGAGTCGCTCTGTTGCTGCCGCCTATCTGAACGGTCGATCACAACAACGGGTCATGGAGCACGGTTGCTTTGAATCGGCTGAACCAGGAGTTGTGCGTATGGAAAAAGGTTCCTGTCTATTCTATGGTCAAGTAGATGGACAGCGTTGTTGCTTGCTTCATGCTCATGGTCTGCGCGAGCAAAAGGATGTTTATTCCATAAAACCGTTTAGTTGTCAGTTATACCCGATTGATTTCGTGATGATGGATAATGAAAACATTCTAATAACTGCTTTAACGGAAGAGACCGCATCCTTTTCACGTTGGGGTCATGAATATTTGGAAATATTCTACTGTGCTAACCAGGAAAAACGTAAACAAGCAACGCATATTGACGAACAGCTTTTTTCATTAGATGGATATCAGCCTGCTTATATCTGGGGCCGAGAGCTTATCGAACGCTCTTTTGGTGAGGATGCGTATCAGGCGGTTATAGAAGCCATATATCAGTACAGCTAG
- the splB gene encoding spore photoproduct lyase gives MFGNQTGENGTTGPTRYFEPDLVYFEPDALTFPLGKQLYEKYQKSDIPIKMTTSHNQVRGIPGETDLQQYRNAKRTLVVGVKKTLKFEQSKPSAEYALPLATGCAAHCHYCYLNTNIGTKPYVRVYVNTDEILAKAEAYIQERIPEITRFEAACTSDPINIEHITGNLKKAIEFMGRQPLGRLRFVTKFHQVDSLLDAKHNKHTRFRFSMNADYVIRNFEPGTSSFEQRIEAAGKVAMAGYPLGFIIAPLYWFEGWEAGYTDLLERLSSRLDDNAKKDITFELIQHRFTKIAKGLILKRYPKTKLIMNEEERKYKWGKYGKGKYIYPDIQANALKTHMQKEIARLFPDAKIEYFT, from the coding sequence ATCTTTGGAAATCAGACAGGGGAGAATGGAACAACAGGTCCAACTCGATATTTTGAACCCGATTTAGTTTATTTTGAACCAGATGCGCTTACCTTTCCACTAGGTAAACAACTGTATGAGAAATACCAGAAATCAGATATCCCTATAAAAATGACAACAAGTCACAATCAAGTACGTGGGATTCCGGGAGAAACGGACCTGCAACAGTACCGCAATGCTAAACGTACTTTAGTGGTTGGCGTCAAAAAAACACTTAAATTCGAACAGTCTAAGCCGTCTGCTGAATATGCGCTTCCCCTTGCAACGGGATGTGCTGCTCACTGTCACTATTGCTATCTAAACACAAATATAGGTACAAAACCATATGTTCGTGTCTATGTTAATACAGACGAAATTTTAGCAAAGGCAGAAGCATATATACAGGAGCGTATACCTGAAATCACTCGATTTGAAGCGGCTTGTACATCAGATCCGATTAATATTGAACATATAACGGGAAATCTAAAAAAAGCGATTGAATTTATGGGAAGGCAACCATTGGGCCGGTTACGCTTTGTAACCAAGTTTCATCAAGTCGACTCTTTACTGGATGCAAAGCATAACAAGCATACCCGTTTTCGTTTTAGTATGAATGCAGATTATGTCATTCGTAATTTTGAACCGGGAACATCATCTTTTGAACAGCGTATTGAGGCAGCGGGGAAGGTAGCTATGGCAGGATATCCACTGGGATTTATTATTGCACCACTGTATTGGTTTGAGGGCTGGGAAGCAGGATATACAGATTTGTTGGAACGTCTCAGCTCACGACTTGATGATAATGCCAAAAAGGATATCACCTTTGAATTGATACAGCACCGATTTACTAAAATAGCCAAAGGACTAATTCTAAAGAGATACCCGAAAACAAAATTAATCATGAACGAAGAAGAACGGAAATATAAATGGGGGAAGTATGGGAAGGGCAAGTATATCTACCCTGATATCCAAGCCAATGCATTAAAGACACACATGCAAAAAGAGATCGCTCGGCTCTTTCCAGATGCTAAGATTGAATATTTTACGTAA
- a CDS encoding SPOR domain-containing protein — MWVKWVSIHQSYGLPRAAEDYRQRLKLAHIRSRITSKKSGATFIYNLQVPIGEKDRALQVLHTMKKEMQL, encoded by the coding sequence ATGTGGGTTAAATGGGTAAGTATACACCAGTCGTATGGTTTGCCGAGAGCAGCTGAGGATTATCGGCAGAGATTAAAACTGGCTCATATCCGAAGTAGAATTACGTCCAAAAAGAGCGGAGCAACCTTCATTTATAATCTCCAGGTTCCTATTGGAGAAAAAGACAGGGCATTGCAGGTACTTCATACTATGAAGAAAGAAATGCAATTATAA
- a CDS encoding deoxynucleoside kinase, with product MSVFQTNQLREKYQIPSDAVITIAGMVGVGKSTFTKALADLLGFRVSYEKVDNNPYLDLFYDDLSRWGFHLQIFFLAERFKEQKRIFDYGGGFVQDRSIYEDTGIFAKMLHDQGNMTDEDYQTYTHLFEAMVMTPYFPHPDVLISLEGNYEDIIHRIQERGRPMEQQTPLSYWEDLYARYDDWINNFTSCPVLRVNINEYDVMDDINSVEVVLARLSDKINTARHYRR from the coding sequence ATGTCGGTTTTTCAAACGAATCAATTGCGTGAAAAGTATCAAATTCCAAGCGATGCGGTCATTACGATTGCTGGAATGGTGGGTGTGGGCAAATCAACGTTTACGAAAGCGCTAGCTGATTTGCTTGGATTCCGTGTTTCCTACGAAAAAGTAGACAACAATCCTTATTTAGACCTTTTCTATGATGATTTATCGCGGTGGGGTTTTCATTTACAAATCTTTTTCCTAGCAGAACGCTTCAAGGAACAAAAACGTATCTTTGACTACGGTGGAGGATTTGTGCAAGACCGGTCTATTTATGAAGATACAGGCATCTTTGCCAAGATGCTACATGATCAGGGCAATATGACGGATGAGGATTATCAGACCTATACACATCTATTCGAAGCAATGGTAATGACGCCTTATTTTCCACACCCAGACGTGCTGATTTCGCTAGAGGGAAACTACGAGGATATCATTCATCGCATTCAAGAACGCGGCCGTCCAATGGAACAACAAACACCCCTCAGCTATTGGGAGGATTTGTATGCTAGGTATGACGATTGGATTAATAATTTTACATCTTGCCCGGTTTTGCGTGTTAATATCAATGAATACGATGTGATGGACGATATCAACTCTGTAGAAGTTGTACTGGCACGTTTGTCTGATAAAATTAATACAGCTCGTCACTATAGACGCTAG
- the cysK gene encoding cysteine synthase A has product MRVAQTMADLIGQTPIVQLHRLVSPDMAQVFVKLEKYNPSGSVKDRAAYHMLVQAEKAGNLLAGSTVIEPTSGNTGIGLAMACAAKGYPCLIVMPDTMTRERIQLLRAYGAEVVLTPGDEKMPGAIRKAQELAASIPDSFIPMQFENTSNPDIHRHTTALEIIQQMGDSLDGFVATAGTGGTITGCGEVLRQHYPALHISVVEPSGSPVLAGGKPGPHQIVGTSPGFIPSILNQQIYDEIIHITDEQAIETTRNLARLEAILVGPSSGAAVYAALQVAKQLGPGKNVLAICADSGERYLSSNLFSFLP; this is encoded by the coding sequence ATGCGTGTTGCTCAAACCATGGCTGATTTAATCGGTCAAACTCCGATTGTCCAGCTACATCGATTGGTAAGCCCAGACATGGCACAGGTCTTTGTCAAATTAGAAAAATATAATCCGAGTGGCAGTGTCAAAGACCGAGCTGCGTACCATATGCTTGTACAAGCAGAAAAAGCAGGCAACCTTCTAGCCGGTTCTACCGTCATCGAACCAACCAGCGGCAATACAGGCATTGGTTTAGCAATGGCATGTGCCGCTAAAGGATACCCTTGCCTTATTGTTATGCCAGATACGATGACCCGCGAGCGTATTCAACTGTTACGTGCTTACGGAGCAGAGGTCGTTCTCACCCCTGGCGATGAAAAAATGCCGGGTGCCATCCGTAAAGCCCAAGAGTTAGCCGCTAGCATTCCAGACAGCTTTATCCCAATGCAGTTCGAGAATACTTCCAATCCAGATATTCATCGTCATACCACTGCTTTAGAAATTATTCAACAGATGGGGGACTCGCTTGATGGATTTGTGGCAACGGCAGGCACAGGTGGGACCATTACAGGATGTGGTGAAGTATTACGTCAGCATTATCCAGCTCTGCACATATCCGTAGTAGAACCTTCTGGATCACCTGTCTTAGCAGGCGGAAAACCAGGTCCCCATCAAATTGTAGGTACAAGTCCAGGTTTTATACCCTCAATTCTCAATCAACAAATTTACGATGAAATCATTCATATAACTGATGAGCAAGCAATTGAAACCACACGTAATCTTGCTCGACTAGAGGCGATCTTAGTTGGTCCTTCTTCAGGTGCAGCAGTTTATGCAGCTTTGCAGGTAGCCAAACAATTGGGTCCTGGAAAAAACGTGCTTGCCATTTGTGCAGACAGTGGAGAACGTTACTTGTCTAGTAATCTATTTTCATTCCTACCCTGA
- a CDS encoding class I SAM-dependent methyltransferase, translating into MGDAWFEKSFREDYLLVYQHRDEASADQEIHNLLERLPIKREGRVLDLCCGSGRHSRALVKRGYEVVGIDLSSVLLEQAELLNDPQQVTYYQYDMRDIPFESEFDIVVNLFTSFGYFSDDQESAQVVKNMAKALRSGGEVVIDYLNPSYVKEHLVPKSEREANGLLITERRRLEDGFVKKEISIHDAEEREPRIYQEQVRLFELEQMMSMLEDAGFIQIQVFGDYAFQPYDKESSPRMIFHAIKK; encoded by the coding sequence ATGGGAGACGCTTGGTTTGAAAAAAGCTTCCGAGAGGACTATCTGCTGGTATACCAGCATCGAGATGAGGCTTCTGCGGATCAAGAAATACATAATTTATTGGAACGTTTACCTATTAAACGTGAGGGAAGAGTTCTAGACTTATGCTGTGGGAGCGGTCGACATTCACGAGCTCTTGTAAAACGTGGCTATGAGGTAGTGGGAATCGATTTATCTTCCGTGCTGTTAGAGCAGGCCGAGCTACTTAATGATCCACAGCAGGTTACGTACTATCAATATGATATGAGAGACATTCCGTTTGAATCGGAATTTGATATTGTTGTTAATTTGTTTACGAGCTTTGGATATTTTTCTGATGACCAAGAAAGTGCTCAGGTTGTTAAAAATATGGCGAAAGCTTTACGTTCGGGTGGAGAAGTCGTTATTGATTACCTTAACCCTAGTTATGTAAAAGAACATCTGGTTCCAAAATCTGAACGAGAAGCAAATGGCTTATTGATTACAGAACGTCGTCGTCTTGAAGATGGTTTTGTAAAAAAAGAGATTTCGATCCACGATGCTGAAGAAAGAGAGCCACGTATCTATCAGGAGCAGGTTCGATTATTTGAACTAGAACAGATGATGAGCATGCTAGAGGATGCTGGATTTATCCAGATTCAAGTCTTTGGTGACTACGCCTTCCAACCATACGACAAGGAAAGCTCTCCACGTATGATTTTTCATGCAATAAAAAAGTAA